The proteins below come from a single Gimesia alba genomic window:
- a CDS encoding LacI family DNA-binding transcriptional regulator, with product MSKSTSKPITLKEVAEAAGVSVSTASRALSGKAEAYRISRATEQSVQAAAKRLQFSPSLLAKSLRSQRTKLLGVVLPNVANPFFAAIAREITLAAEENEFSVLLADSQENSETEVHLVEQLQARQIEGLVVCPVGIAHQHLSKLAKQNLPLVLVDRGFDHKDLVTVTSNHRDGAREATTLLLESGHQKIGVLQGLPDTLPNTERLVGVRDAFAEHDVPFDPTLIAGNHFDEASGYQAAYKLLSDHPEITALFAFSNQNALGALRAAAELGRTVPEDLSLIAFDDHPFAAYLAAPMTSVCQDVTQLGRLAARLLIEQIKTGQPPQQKQHQIPVQLINRSSIKNIE from the coding sequence ATGAGTAAATCTACAAGTAAACCGATCACGCTGAAAGAGGTGGCCGAAGCCGCCGGGGTGAGCGTGTCGACTGCGTCCCGGGCGCTGTCGGGGAAAGCGGAAGCGTATCGCATCAGCCGGGCGACTGAACAATCGGTACAGGCGGCGGCGAAACGTTTGCAGTTTTCTCCCAGTCTGCTGGCGAAGTCATTGCGCTCACAACGTACCAAACTGTTAGGCGTGGTGCTACCGAACGTAGCGAACCCGTTCTTTGCGGCGATCGCCCGCGAGATCACACTGGCGGCCGAAGAGAATGAGTTTTCGGTGCTGCTCGCGGACAGTCAGGAAAACAGTGAGACCGAAGTTCATCTGGTCGAACAGCTGCAGGCCCGGCAGATTGAAGGGCTCGTCGTCTGTCCGGTTGGAATTGCCCATCAACATCTGAGCAAACTTGCAAAACAGAATTTGCCGTTGGTGCTGGTCGACCGGGGATTTGATCATAAAGATCTGGTGACGGTGACTTCCAATCACCGGGACGGCGCACGAGAAGCAACGACGTTGCTATTGGAATCGGGGCATCAGAAGATCGGCGTACTGCAGGGGTTGCCGGATACGTTGCCCAACACCGAACGTCTGGTTGGTGTGCGTGACGCATTTGCAGAGCATGACGTGCCTTTCGATCCGACGTTGATTGCCGGAAATCATTTCGATGAAGCGTCCGGATATCAGGCCGCTTACAAATTGCTGTCTGATCATCCCGAGATCACCGCACTGTTTGCCTTCAGTAATCAGAATGCATTGGGTGCCTTACGGGCGGCTGCAGAACTAGGCCGCACGGTTCCCGAAGATCTGTCGCTGATCGCGTTCGATGATCACCCCTTCGCCGCATATCTGGCAGCGCCGATGACATCGGTTTGTCAGGATGTGACTCAACTGGGACGCCTCGCGGCCCGGCTGCTGATCGAACAAATCAAAACGGGGCAACCGCCGCAACAGAAACAACATCAAATTCCGGTCCAGCTGATCAATCGCAGTTCGATCAAGAACATCGAATGA
- a CDS encoding nucleoside hydrolase, producing MKRLTQTLTFLMLGAFALLFCDNSFAAEPERPVPLIFDTDIGNDVDDVLALGMIHALEDRGDCKLLAVTITKDNPLAASFTDAVNTFYGKGNIPIGICKSGVTPQPGKFNVLAEKKDNGKLRYPHDLKEPKQIPSAVSVLRKALAGAKDHSVVIAQVGFSTNLANLLKSPADKISPLTGEELVKQKVKLLSIMAGAFEKIPRKGKLVDHREYNVVKDIPAAKKLANDWPTPIVWSGFEIGLSVPYPHESIEEDYNYTAHHPLAEAYILYNPPPHDRPTWDLTSVLYAVFPHRGYFDLSEFGTVTVEDDGLTTFKKSDQGRHQYLKLNDLQRARLIEALVQLSSQPPQK from the coding sequence ATGAAACGACTGACTCAGACGCTCACCTTTCTCATGCTCGGTGCGTTCGCCCTGCTTTTTTGTGACAACAGCTTTGCCGCGGAGCCGGAGCGACCCGTGCCACTGATTTTTGATACGGATATCGGTAACGACGTGGACGATGTGCTCGCGCTGGGCATGATTCACGCACTCGAAGACCGTGGCGACTGCAAGCTGCTGGCGGTCACGATTACCAAAGACAACCCGCTGGCCGCTTCGTTTACCGATGCGGTAAATACGTTTTACGGGAAAGGTAACATTCCGATCGGCATCTGTAAGAGTGGCGTGACACCGCAGCCGGGCAAGTTCAATGTGCTGGCGGAAAAGAAGGACAATGGCAAACTGCGATATCCGCATGATCTGAAGGAGCCGAAACAGATTCCTTCTGCGGTCTCCGTGTTACGCAAAGCGCTGGCGGGCGCGAAAGATCATTCAGTGGTGATCGCGCAGGTTGGGTTCTCGACGAATCTGGCGAACCTGCTCAAGTCACCTGCGGACAAAATCAGCCCGCTCACCGGCGAAGAACTGGTGAAGCAGAAGGTCAAACTGTTGTCGATCATGGCGGGCGCGTTTGAAAAAATTCCGCGTAAAGGCAAGCTGGTCGATCATCGCGAGTACAACGTAGTGAAAGATATTCCGGCGGCAAAGAAACTGGCCAACGACTGGCCGACGCCGATCGTCTGGAGCGGGTTTGAAATCGGTCTGTCGGTCCCCTACCCGCACGAAAGCATTGAAGAGGACTATAACTATACGGCCCATCATCCGCTGGCAGAAGCGTATATTCTGTACAATCCGCCTCCCCATGATCGTCCGACCTGGGACCTGACGAGCGTGTTGTATGCGGTCTTCCCACACCGGGGTTATTTCGATCTCTCTGAATTTGGCACCGTGACCGTAGAAGATGACGGCCTGACGACCTTTAAGAAAAGCGACCAGGGGCGGCATCAATATCTGAAACTGAATGATTTGCAGCGGGCCCGTCTGATCGAAGCACTCGTGCAACTTTCCAGTCAGCCTCCTCAGAAGTAG
- the rbsK gene encoding ribokinase produces the protein MSEMRRAKIAVLGSINMDLMIRSAKLPLPGETVIADSKVENPGGKGANQAVAAARMGADVTMIGCVGDDSFAEQLLANLNAEGIETTHVSQLAKTTSGVAVVMVEASGENAILVVPGANGLVGSAELERVRRVIYESDVLLMQLEVPVETVIAASAIAREAGVPVILDPAPAPATVPSGLLNVDLICPNQSEATALLNRPADSLQEAAARVSELTTLGPRRAIITMAEQGAVLFEGERVKQVPPFEINAVDSTAAGDAFAAGLAVRLAEGATLFDAARFASAAGALAASGAGAQTAMPTREQIETLLQQR, from the coding sequence ATGAGCGAAATGCGACGTGCGAAGATTGCCGTGCTGGGTTCGATCAATATGGATCTGATGATCCGCTCGGCGAAATTGCCGTTACCCGGTGAGACAGTGATTGCCGATTCGAAAGTTGAGAACCCGGGCGGCAAAGGGGCTAATCAGGCGGTAGCGGCGGCACGAATGGGGGCCGACGTGACGATGATCGGCTGCGTGGGAGACGACAGTTTTGCGGAGCAACTTCTGGCCAACCTGAATGCGGAAGGCATCGAGACCACGCATGTTTCACAGCTGGCAAAGACGACCAGCGGCGTCGCGGTCGTCATGGTGGAAGCGAGTGGCGAGAACGCGATTCTAGTGGTCCCTGGTGCCAACGGATTAGTGGGAAGTGCCGAGCTGGAACGGGTGCGGCGCGTGATCTATGAGAGCGACGTGCTGTTGATGCAGCTTGAAGTGCCGGTGGAGACGGTGATCGCGGCCTCAGCAATCGCGCGGGAGGCGGGAGTGCCTGTGATTCTGGATCCGGCCCCTGCACCGGCAACGGTTCCTTCAGGGCTGCTCAACGTGGATCTGATCTGCCCGAATCAGTCCGAGGCAACCGCTCTGTTGAACCGGCCCGCTGATTCGCTGCAGGAAGCCGCGGCACGGGTTTCGGAACTGACGACATTAGGGCCACGGCGGGCGATTATCACCATGGCCGAACAGGGAGCCGTTCTCTTTGAGGGCGAAAGGGTAAAGCAGGTGCCTCCATTTGAAATTAACGCCGTCGATTCCACGGCGGCCGGCGATGCGTTTGCCGCGGGGCTGGCGGTGCGGCTGGCAGAAGGGGCGACATTGTTCGATGCGGCCCGGTTTGCCTCTGCCGCGGGGGCACTGGCGGCTTCGGGCGCGGGCGCACAAACGGCGATGCCGACACGCGAACAGATTGAAACACTTTTACAACAACGATAA
- a CDS encoding sugar ABC transporter substrate-binding protein — MYDFRRILIPCGLLLCAAIVGCDSQTEQTQKTSDAKSESKKPKIALIMKSLANDFFSTMAKGAETHQQEHSDDYELVVNGIKDERDLSRQVALVEEMVANGVDAIVIAPADSKALVPALRRAREAGVVVINIDNKLDQEILDAEKIEIPFVGPDNKAGAKKVGDYLASKLKAGDEVIVLEGIRTSFNGTQRRLGFEEAMKAADIKIADSQSAQWEMSMANTLALSMLSEHPNVKAILAANDSMALGALAAVKNNGKAGEVAIVGFDNIAAVQQAIKEGQILATADQHGDQLAVFGIEYALNLLKDPSAKLEDRETPVDLVTAEDLK, encoded by the coding sequence ATGTATGATTTCAGGAGAATTTTAATCCCTTGTGGGTTGCTGCTGTGTGCCGCGATTGTCGGCTGTGATTCACAGACGGAGCAGACACAAAAGACAAGCGATGCGAAATCGGAAAGCAAAAAACCGAAGATTGCGTTGATTATGAAATCGCTGGCGAACGATTTCTTCTCGACGATGGCCAAAGGAGCCGAAACGCATCAGCAGGAGCATAGCGACGATTACGAACTGGTCGTTAACGGCATCAAGGATGAGCGGGACTTGAGTCGTCAGGTGGCGCTGGTGGAAGAGATGGTGGCCAATGGCGTCGATGCGATTGTGATTGCCCCCGCCGATTCGAAAGCGCTGGTGCCGGCACTCAGGCGGGCACGCGAAGCGGGCGTCGTCGTAATTAACATCGATAACAAACTGGATCAGGAAATATTGGACGCAGAGAAAATTGAGATCCCGTTTGTCGGGCCCGATAACAAAGCGGGGGCGAAAAAGGTGGGCGACTATCTGGCGTCGAAGTTGAAAGCCGGCGATGAAGTGATCGTGCTGGAAGGGATTCGGACCTCGTTTAACGGCACACAACGGCGGCTCGGTTTTGAAGAAGCGATGAAGGCAGCCGATATCAAGATTGCCGACAGTCAGTCGGCCCAGTGGGAGATGAGCATGGCGAATACACTGGCGCTGTCGATGCTCAGCGAACATCCGAATGTGAAAGCGATCCTGGCGGCGAACGACAGCATGGCGCTGGGAGCGCTCGCGGCGGTCAAGAACAACGGCAAAGCGGGCGAAGTGGCGATTGTCGGTTTTGATAATATCGCCGCCGTGCAGCAGGCGATCAAAGAAGGACAGATCCTGGCGACCGCCGACCAGCACGGCGACCAACTGGCAGTGTTCGGGATTGAATACGCGCTGAACTTGCTCAAAGATCCGAGTGCGAAACTGGAAGATCGTGAAACGCCCGTGGATCTGGTGACGGCTGAGGATCTGAAATGA
- a CDS encoding sugar ABC transporter ATP-binding protein has product MTGDTQSLRFAAQHLSKDYVVRVLDDVAFELRAGEIHALLGANGAGKSTLCKIIAGLTPATEGSMQLNGSPYAPEDKRFAELLGVQIVQQELNLIPTLSVAENLLLGRYPQRWGIIDRRELHQRARAALDRFGLSDIRTDQSAGSLGVGQQQMLEIAAALDRKCELLILDEPTAALSAGETERLFARLDELRSQGVGIIYISHRLDEIARIADRLTVLRDGKYVSRHAVSEFKPIERVVDLMTGETQAVEHALAEHTNRATEKTVIRVAGLSGGPVQDVSFSVRAGERYGIAGLVGAGRTELLRLLFGADRVERGELYLREETTPCQFRHPHEAVAAKLAMVTEDRKQNGLLLSQSIRVNTTLTSLDLLTGAAGVINRRREASVVEAERKRLQIHARDIEQSVGTLSGGNQQKVAVAKWLLKEADVFLFDEPTRGIDVAARRNIHQLFDQLATQGKALIIVSSDLEELFETCDRIGVMSAGRLVSEYTREDWSYDAIMQDCFSGYSTKERTTVSGSTP; this is encoded by the coding sequence ATGACCGGTGATACGCAGTCGCTGCGGTTTGCAGCGCAACACCTTTCGAAAGACTACGTCGTGCGGGTGCTCGATGATGTTGCATTCGAACTCCGCGCAGGGGAAATTCATGCGCTGTTAGGTGCGAATGGAGCCGGGAAAAGTACGCTGTGCAAGATCATTGCTGGTTTAACGCCCGCGACGGAAGGCAGCATGCAGCTAAACGGCTCCCCCTACGCTCCTGAGGACAAGCGGTTTGCGGAGTTGCTGGGTGTGCAGATTGTGCAGCAGGAACTGAATCTGATTCCGACGCTCTCTGTGGCAGAGAATCTGCTGCTGGGCCGGTATCCCCAGCGGTGGGGCATCATCGATCGACGGGAATTGCATCAGCGGGCGCGGGCGGCGCTGGATCGATTTGGCTTGAGTGACATTCGCACCGATCAAAGTGCCGGGAGCCTGGGCGTGGGACAGCAGCAGATGCTGGAGATCGCGGCGGCCCTGGATCGGAAGTGTGAGCTGCTGATTCTGGACGAGCCGACCGCGGCGCTGAGTGCAGGCGAGACCGAGCGGCTGTTTGCCCGACTGGATGAGCTGCGTTCTCAGGGGGTAGGCATCATATATATCAGCCATCGTCTGGATGAAATCGCACGGATCGCTGATCGGCTGACGGTGCTGCGGGACGGGAAATATGTGAGCAGGCATGCGGTGAGCGAGTTTAAACCGATTGAGCGGGTCGTCGACCTGATGACCGGAGAAACCCAGGCGGTTGAGCACGCGCTCGCCGAGCATACGAACCGAGCGACGGAAAAAACAGTGATTCGCGTGGCAGGATTGAGCGGTGGTCCCGTGCAGGATGTGAGTTTTTCAGTTCGCGCGGGCGAGCGATATGGCATCGCCGGTCTGGTGGGTGCGGGACGGACCGAACTGCTGCGATTACTGTTTGGCGCGGATCGGGTAGAACGCGGGGAACTGTATCTGCGTGAAGAGACTACGCCCTGTCAGTTTCGTCATCCCCATGAAGCGGTGGCGGCGAAGCTGGCGATGGTCACCGAGGATCGCAAACAGAACGGGTTATTACTTTCACAGTCGATTCGTGTGAATACGACGCTGACGAGTTTGGATCTGCTGACCGGCGCGGCGGGCGTGATCAATCGTCGGCGCGAAGCGTCGGTGGTGGAAGCGGAACGAAAGCGGCTGCAGATTCACGCGCGGGACATTGAACAGAGTGTGGGGACGCTGAGCGGCGGGAATCAGCAGAAGGTGGCGGTCGCGAAGTGGCTGCTGAAGGAAGCAGATGTGTTTCTGTTCGATGAGCCGACGCGGGGCATTGATGTCGCGGCGCGGCGGAACATTCATCAGTTGTTTGATCAACTGGCGACACAAGGCAAGGCGCTGATTATCGTCAGCAGTGATCTTGAAGAATTGTTCGAGACCTGCGACCGGATCGGTGTGATGTCGGCGGGGCGACTGGTGAGTGAATACACACGCGAGGACTGGTCGTACGATGCGATCATGCAGGATTGCTTTTCAGGATATTCCACTAAAGAGAGAACGACTGTTTCAGGATCAACGCCATGA
- a CDS encoding ABC transporter permease — MTDSPAPVVEISAKPRGGLTYSVFQYAGLLGVLVLLVLIFSLMSNNFLSKQTLVTVANNIPDLLVISVGMTLVLIIGGIDLSVGSLLALSSAVLGVCMVDWGWPLWAAVPVCLGVGALCGMLNGVISVKAGIPSFIVTLGMLEMARGSAYLLTDSQTKYIGSSIEWIGVPVKGFLFSPAFLLALVIVAVGQYLLTRTVFGRYCVAIGTNAEAVRMSGIRTAPCSIIVFTISGLLCGLAGVMQTSRLSTADPNAAVGLELSAIAACVIGGTSLMGGRGSVINTFFGVLIIAVLQTGLAQIGATDPIKRVITGAVIIVAVLLDAARQRWKRRG, encoded by the coding sequence ATGACGGACTCCCCTGCCCCTGTTGTTGAAATCAGTGCCAAGCCGCGCGGCGGACTGACGTATTCCGTTTTCCAATACGCGGGTCTGCTCGGCGTGTTGGTGTTGCTGGTGCTGATTTTCAGTCTGATGAGCAACAATTTTCTCTCGAAGCAAACACTGGTCACGGTGGCAAATAATATCCCGGATCTGTTGGTGATTTCGGTCGGGATGACGCTCGTGCTGATCATCGGCGGCATTGATCTTTCGGTCGGTTCACTGTTGGCTCTGTCGTCGGCAGTGCTCGGAGTCTGCATGGTCGACTGGGGCTGGCCTCTGTGGGCGGCGGTGCCGGTCTGTCTGGGCGTGGGGGCGCTGTGCGGAATGCTCAACGGCGTGATCAGCGTGAAGGCGGGCATTCCGTCGTTCATCGTCACACTGGGCATGCTGGAGATGGCTCGCGGTAGTGCGTACCTCTTGACCGATTCGCAGACGAAGTACATCGGCTCCTCCATTGAATGGATCGGCGTGCCTGTGAAAGGATTTCTGTTCTCGCCTGCGTTTCTGCTGGCGCTGGTGATTGTGGCGGTCGGACAGTATCTGCTCACACGCACGGTCTTCGGTCGCTATTGCGTGGCGATTGGAACGAACGCGGAAGCAGTGCGGATGTCGGGCATTCGAACGGCCCCCTGCTCGATTATCGTGTTCACAATCAGCGGCTTGCTCTGCGGACTGGCGGGCGTGATGCAGACCTCGCGACTGTCCACAGCCGACCCGAACGCGGCGGTGGGTTTGGAGCTCTCGGCCATCGCGGCCTGCGTGATTGGCGGGACCAGCCTGATGGGGGGTCGGGGTTCGGTGATCAATACGTTTTTCGGCGTACTGATCATCGCCGTGCTGCAGACGGGCCTGGCACAGATTGGTGCGACCGATCCGATCAAGCGGGTGATTACGGGCGCGGTGATTATTGTCGCGGTGTTACTCGACGCAGCCCGGCAGCGGTGGAAACGGCGCGGGTGA
- a CDS encoding REP-associated tyrosine transposase: MTKNRKQIRHYHEPGDCHELTFSCYQNKALLTNDVWNQLLCQSLDRALVRYELGLIAFVIMPDHVHLLVYPKQQECQIDRYLFAVKRPFSYRIKELLMQAEDPLLDELMVRDRPGSTVFRFWQEGAGYDRNLSSQKVVEASIDYIHLNPVKKKLVEQSRDWKWSSARWYESEGQIVDSDLPVISGLSWDFFEAS; encoded by the coding sequence ATGACAAAGAATCGAAAACAGATCAGGCATTATCATGAACCGGGTGACTGCCATGAGTTGACGTTTTCCTGTTATCAGAACAAAGCTCTTTTAACGAATGATGTCTGGAATCAGTTGTTGTGCCAGTCACTTGATCGGGCGCTGGTTCGTTATGAACTGGGGTTGATTGCGTTTGTGATTATGCCGGACCATGTGCATTTGCTGGTTTATCCCAAACAGCAGGAGTGCCAGATTGATCGGTATTTGTTTGCTGTCAAACGTCCGTTTTCGTATCGGATCAAGGAACTGTTAATGCAGGCAGAAGATCCTTTGCTGGATGAACTGATGGTTCGAGATCGGCCTGGGAGCACGGTGTTTCGTTTCTGGCAGGAAGGAGCTGGATATGATCGGAACCTCTCTTCTCAGAAAGTAGTCGAGGCTTCCATTGACTATATTCATCTGAATCCAGTGAAAAAGAAACTGGTGGAACAGTCTCGAGACTGGAAATGGTCCAGTGCTCGCTGGTATGAGAGTGAAGGGCAAATTGTGGATTCGGATTTGCCTGTTATTTCAGGTTTGTCTTGGGATTTCTTTGAAGCCAGTTAG
- a CDS encoding glycoside hydrolase family protein: MHHPTPREIVFNYDKPWEGTGCGYQSIFKDGDKYRMYYKAWNLDVQEKKLGPNHSNFTCYAESDDGIHWKRPNLGLFSFPPGSGNKQNNIVIGKAYRDWMKSAKPDPVHPAVFKDENPACPADAKYKAILRSRGPHGLLVLKSPDGIHWSLLSEKPVITDGAFDSENLAFWDPATRQYRAYWRYFTKGTTNEKNWKPSGLRDIRTATSDDLLTWSKPQDLKYGDAPPEQLYTNQIKPYYRAPHILVGFPTRYIERGWSKSMEALPELKHRKMRSSISNRYGMAITEGLFMTSRDGVNFKRWPEAFLRPGIERKDTWNYGHQYIAWQLVETKSDTEGAPNELSLYATEGYWTGKGSKLRRYTMRIDGFVSINAPLKGGEFTTKPITFTGKELKLNFSTSAAGGITVELQTPDGKPIEGFTDADCTELFGDTIARPVHWKQGTDVSSLAGQPVKLKIKLKDADLYSFKFE; this comes from the coding sequence TTGCATCATCCCACGCCCCGCGAAATCGTCTTCAATTACGACAAACCTTGGGAAGGGACCGGCTGCGGCTATCAGAGCATCTTCAAAGATGGCGACAAGTACCGCATGTACTACAAAGCCTGGAACCTCGACGTACAGGAAAAGAAGCTCGGCCCCAACCACAGCAACTTCACCTGTTACGCCGAAAGCGATGACGGCATTCACTGGAAACGCCCCAACCTGGGTCTCTTCTCATTTCCTCCCGGCAGTGGTAACAAACAGAACAACATCGTCATCGGCAAAGCGTATCGCGACTGGATGAAATCCGCCAAACCCGACCCGGTCCATCCCGCGGTATTCAAAGATGAAAACCCCGCCTGTCCCGCCGATGCAAAATACAAAGCCATCCTCCGCTCCCGCGGCCCACACGGCTTACTGGTTCTCAAATCCCCCGACGGCATTCACTGGTCGTTGCTTTCGGAAAAACCGGTCATCACCGACGGCGCCTTCGATTCCGAAAATCTCGCGTTCTGGGATCCCGCCACCAGACAATATCGCGCCTACTGGCGCTACTTCACCAAAGGCACGACCAACGAAAAAAACTGGAAGCCGTCCGGCCTGCGCGACATCCGCACTGCGACATCCGACGACCTCCTCACCTGGAGCAAACCGCAAGACCTGAAATACGGCGACGCACCGCCCGAGCAGCTTTACACCAACCAGATCAAACCCTACTACCGCGCGCCGCACATCCTCGTCGGCTTTCCCACTCGCTACATCGAACGGGGCTGGTCGAAATCGATGGAAGCACTCCCCGAATTGAAGCATCGTAAAATGCGTTCGTCGATCTCCAACCGGTACGGCATGGCGATTACCGAAGGACTCTTCATGACCAGCCGCGACGGCGTCAATTTCAAACGCTGGCCCGAAGCTTTCTTGCGTCCCGGCATCGAACGTAAAGACACCTGGAACTACGGGCATCAATACATCGCCTGGCAGTTAGTCGAAACGAAATCCGACACGGAAGGCGCCCCCAACGAACTCTCCTTGTACGCCACCGAAGGCTACTGGACGGGTAAGGGCAGCAAACTCCGCCGCTACACGATGCGGATCGACGGCTTCGTCTCGATCAACGCGCCGCTGAAGGGGGGCGAATTCACCACGAAACCGATCACCTTTACCGGGAAAGAGCTCAAGCTCAACTTCTCCACCTCCGCCGCCGGCGGCATCACCGTCGAATTGCAAACTCCCGACGGAAAACCGATAGAAGGTTTCACCGACGCCGACTGCACCGAACTCTTCGGCGATACCATCGCCCGCCCCGTCCACTGGAAACAGGGCACTGATGTGAGCAGTCTAGCCGGCCAACCAGTCAAACTAAAAATCAAACTCAAAGACGCCGATCTGTATTCATTCAAGTTTGAATAG
- a CDS encoding TIGR02452 family protein: MKSRSGRASLAKTTLQVMDVGRYVNPQGESVAIAAEMGACKAGSEFFEPGQLEQLRDEVAAVPCPFEETRFELANETTLEGSRALAAAEETGRIGVLNFASAKNPGGGFLGGSQAQEESLARSSALYGSLNLFHEEYYETHRKLRDAFYSDRMIYSPGCPVFRDDAGSFLDDSYQVDFLTSAAPNAGAIQKQRPLMVAEIPGIFQRRMDKVLALFAAKGCDTLVLGAWGCGVFRNCPQMVAASFAEFLKPGGSYHGRFRRVRFSVLDRTETQPIYGAFAECFAAANCHE; encoded by the coding sequence ATGAAAAGTCGATCAGGACGTGCTTCGCTGGCGAAGACGACGTTACAGGTGATGGATGTAGGGCGGTATGTGAATCCGCAGGGGGAATCGGTGGCGATTGCTGCGGAGATGGGAGCCTGCAAGGCGGGTTCGGAGTTCTTTGAGCCGGGACAACTGGAACAGTTGCGGGATGAAGTAGCAGCGGTGCCCTGCCCCTTTGAAGAAACCCGTTTTGAACTGGCTAATGAAACGACGCTGGAAGGTTCACGGGCGTTGGCTGCTGCTGAGGAGACGGGGCGGATCGGTGTGTTGAATTTTGCATCGGCGAAGAATCCGGGGGGCGGTTTCCTGGGAGGGAGCCAGGCACAGGAAGAGAGTCTGGCACGAAGTTCGGCGCTGTATGGTTCGCTGAATCTGTTTCATGAGGAATACTACGAGACGCATCGAAAGTTGCGGGATGCGTTTTACTCGGACCGGATGATTTACTCTCCCGGCTGTCCGGTATTTCGTGATGATGCGGGTTCGTTCCTGGATGACAGCTACCAAGTGGACTTTCTGACGAGTGCCGCCCCGAATGCAGGGGCGATTCAAAAACAGCGGCCGTTGATGGTGGCGGAAATTCCGGGGATATTTCAGAGACGAATGGATAAAGTACTCGCATTGTTCGCGGCGAAGGGCTGTGATACGCTGGTACTGGGTGCCTGGGGCTGTGGCGTGTTTCGCAACTGTCCTCAGATGGTGGCGGCGAGTTTTGCGGAGTTTCTGAAACCAGGTGGATCCTATCATGGACGCTTCCGACGTGTGCGGTTCTCGGTACTGGATCGTACGGAAACACAGCCGATTTATGGGGCGTTTGCAGAGTGTTTTGCTGCTGCGAACTGCCATGAATGA
- a CDS encoding cysteine hydrolase family protein codes for MSRALLVIDVQNEYFTGALPITYPAGHLERILEAMDGATAKQVPVIVVQHHFTDPAKPFFQKGTPGWELHPEVARRPHDLLVEKELPGCFTGTELEGWLRERDIDTLTIAGYMTHMCCDTTARQAVHRGFTVEFLSDATGTLALSNSAGDVTDEELQRSILCAQQMMLSEVLDVENWLGRL; via the coding sequence ATGAGTCGTGCTTTGCTGGTGATTGATGTGCAGAATGAGTATTTTACGGGGGCGCTGCCGATTACTTATCCGGCGGGGCATCTGGAACGGATCCTGGAGGCGATGGACGGGGCGACGGCAAAACAGGTGCCGGTGATTGTGGTGCAGCATCATTTTACTGATCCCGCCAAGCCATTCTTTCAGAAAGGGACGCCGGGCTGGGAACTGCATCCGGAAGTCGCGCGGCGGCCGCATGATCTGCTGGTAGAGAAAGAGCTGCCGGGCTGTTTCACCGGGACGGAACTGGAAGGCTGGCTGCGGGAACGAGACATCGATACGCTCACGATCGCCGGTTACATGACGCATATGTGTTGTGATACGACGGCCCGGCAGGCGGTGCATCGCGGCTTTACCGTGGAATTTCTGAGCGATGCGACGGGCACGCTGGCCTTGTCGAACTCAGCGGGCGACGTTACCGATGAAGAACTGCAACGTTCCATTCTGTGTGCGCAGCAGATGATGTTGAGTGAAGTGCTGGATGTGGAAAACTGGCTCGGGCGGCTGTGA